In Sulfurihydrogenibium subterraneum DSM 15120, the sequence GAATCAAAGATTTGCTCAGATAGTTTTAGCCGCAGCTGTGTTAGACGATATTTTTGGAGTGATAGTTTTAGCAGTACTTTACGAGTTTGCAAAAAAAGGAACTGTTGATTTAGCAGGAATTTTTACAATGGTTTTTTACATTGCCACATTCTTCATACTTGCACCTATAATAGCTAAAATTCTTGCTAAGTTAATTAATATCTTTGCCATAAAGTTAAAAAGTGAAGAGTTTATTCCAGTTGCTGTAATGTCTTTAATTTTCTTTTTTGCGTTTTTATCTCACGAAGTTGGATCACCTGAGATATTAGGGGCATTTACAGTAGGCCTTGCCCTTTCGCGAAGATTTGTAATACCTTTTGCAATGTTTTTAAAAATAGAAGAAAAAGAAAAGATGGCACAAAAAGTAGAACATTCAATAGACCCTCTTGTAGCAATACTTACACCTATATTTTTTGTTTCAATAGGACTTAGTTTAAACTTAAAAGCAATTGACTTTACATCTTTAGAATTTTGGAAGCTCTCTACTGTTTTACTTGTGGTTGCAATACTTGGAAAGGTTTTATCAGGATTTTTTGTAAGAGGAAGTAAAAAAGAAAGACTACTTATAGGTTTTTCAATGCTTCCACGGGGAGAAGTAGGTTTAATATTTGCAGAGCTTGGAAAACAATCAAAACTGTTCGATGACCTACTTTACGCTGTTATAATATTTGTAGTAGCTTTTACAACTTTAATAGCACCTATAATACTAAAACAGATTGCTAAGGATTAAAAAATGGAAAACTACTATTTACTCAAAACAGAGCCTACAGAGTATTCATATGACGATTTAGAAAGAGAAGGTAAAACAGTCTGGAACGGTGTCAAAAACCCGCTTGCCCAAAAGTTTATAAAAAGTATGAAAAAATCAGACAAGGTTTTTATATACCATACAGGAAACGAAAAAGCTATTGTAGGACTTGGAGAAGTTATGTCAGATCCTTACTTAGATGAAAATAATCTTTATGTTGTAGATATCAAACCTTTAAAAAGATTAAAACCTTTAACTTTAAAAGAGATAAAATCTATGCCAGAATTTAAAGATTTTTACTTAGTAAAAATGCCAAGGTTAAGTGTAATGCCTGTGCCAGAGAATCTGGTAAAATTAATATTAGAAAAAACAACCTGAGGTTAAGGTATGTCATTTTTAGTTGAGTTTTCAATGTTTCCTACAGATAAAGGAGAAAGTGTAAGCCAGTATGTAAGCAGAATAATAAATATGATAGACAGCTCAGGCGTACCTTACAAACTAACACCTATGGGAACAGTTTTTGAGACAAACACAATGGAAGAAGCTCTCAACATAATAAACCAAGCGTATAAACAACTTGAACCAGACTGCAACAGAGTTTATACAGTTATAAAGATGGACATAAGAAAAAATACAGAAAACAGAATAGAAGGAAAAGTAAAATCAGTAGAAGAAAAGTTAGGTAAAGAAGTGAGAAAATGATACTTACAAGACTTACTTTAAAAAACTTTTTAGCTCACGAAAACACACAGATAGAGTTTTCCCAATCTGGTATTACGGCTATAATAGGAGAAAATGGCTCTGGTAAAACATCTATTTTGGAAGGAATTATGTTTGCCCTTTTTGGAAGGTCATCTAAAGGAAATCAAGCAGATTTAATCAAATGGGGAAGAAGTAAAGCAGTAGTAGAACTTGAATTTATAAAAAACGGCATTACCTACAAAATAGTTAGAGAGTTAGATAAAAAAGGTAAAAATGTATCCTCAACCTCACTACTTTACAAAGTAGAAAATGGTAGAACAATATTGGAAAGACAAAAAAACCTAAAACAAGAGCTTCCTAAAATAACTGGTATATCAGAAAAAACATTTTTAAACTCAGTCTTAATAAGACAAGGAGAGATAGAAGGCTTTATAAAACAAA encodes:
- a CDS encoding MTH1187 family thiamine-binding protein, whose product is MSFLVEFSMFPTDKGESVSQYVSRIINMIDSSGVPYKLTPMGTVFETNTMEEALNIINQAYKQLEPDCNRVYTVIKMDIRKNTENRIEGKVKSVEEKLGKEVRK
- a CDS encoding EVE domain-containing protein codes for the protein MENYYLLKTEPTEYSYDDLEREGKTVWNGVKNPLAQKFIKSMKKSDKVFIYHTGNEKAIVGLGEVMSDPYLDENNLYVVDIKPLKRLKPLTLKEIKSMPEFKDFYLVKMPRLSVMPVPENLVKLILEKTT
- a CDS encoding cation:proton antiporter → MDLHYLFLSLAVIIFVGRVLGDLFNKFGIPSVLGEILAGIILGTSVLGIIQINDAIKVLAEIGIILLLFKVGLEADIHQLKKVGISAFVVATVGATLPMVFGSLISYYLFNLPLATSLFIGGTLTATSIGITVKVLTDLGKMNQRFAQIVLAAAVLDDIFGVIVLAVLYEFAKKGTVDLAGIFTMVFYIATFFILAPIIAKILAKLINIFAIKLKSEEFIPVAVMSLIFFFAFLSHEVGSPEILGAFTVGLALSRRFVIPFAMFLKIEEKEKMAQKVEHSIDPLVAILTPIFFVSIGLSLNLKAIDFTSLEFWKLSTVLLVVAILGKVLSGFFVRGSKKERLLIGFSMLPRGEVGLIFAELGKQSKLFDDLLYAVIIFVVAFTTLIAPIILKQIAKD